The nucleotide window AACCAACTACTGGGGCCGGTTCAACTCCTGCTTCTCTTCCTGCACCAGCTTCGTGTTTGATGCCAGCTGCCGCGCCGCCGCGCCCCAGCACACCGGCGGCTTCATGCTGACTTCTTTCGACCTGGACGGGGACGGTGACCGGGACCTGCTCACGGGCCGCGACCAGTGCCCCGAGTTGGTAAGCCTCCACAACGACGGCACGCCCGCGCAGGCTTTGATGAAAAGCGCCGGCCAGAACGCCCAGTTCCCGGCGGGCACTACGCCCGTGCTGCTGCCTAACTTTCCCGGTGCCTACTTCGCCGATGTGACCTTCGATGGCCGCCCCGATTTGCTGGTGGCGCCCACGCTCATCAACAATGCCGACCAAGTGGCCCTGCGCCAGAATACGTGGCTTTATGCCAACACCGGCACGGGTGCGGCGCCCGCTTTCACCTACCGCCAGCCCGATTTTCTGCAGGGGCAAATGGTGGACGTGAGCGAGGCCGCTACGCCCGCCCTGGCCGATATTGACGGAAACGGACTGCTGGATTTGCTGGTGGCCAGCGCCGGCGACGTGTCCACCGGCGGCACCTACCGCGCCGCCCTGCACTACTACCGCAACGAAGGCAGCGCGCAGCAACCAGCCTTCAAGCGCGTTTCGGAAGACTACCTTGGGCTGGCGGCCAAGGGCTTCACCAACCTGAAACCGACTTTTGCCGACCTCAATAAAGACGGCGCCTTGGATTTGGCCTTTGGGGCTTCGCTGAACGGCGCCTTCCGCCTGTGGTATCTGCTTAACCAGGCCGCGGCCGGCCAGCCCGCCCGTTTCGAGCTCACCCAGCTCAAGGAAGCGGCTGGTCTTGGTAACCTCATCAGCCTCGCGCCTGCTTTCGCCGACCTCGACGGCGACCAGTACCCCGACCTGGTGGTGGGTACCAACGAAACCAGCGGTGCCGGCGCCTTGCGCTACTACCGGCAGGTGCCTGGTGCCGAGCTACAGTTCACATTAGTGATGGACGATTTTGGGCAGGTGCGCACCGCCGATGACTATGTGCCCACGAACCTGCAGCCGCTGCTGGTCGATCTGGATGGCGACGGTAAGATGGACTTGCTGACTTCCGACAACTCGGGTGCTGTCCGCTTTTTCGCCGATGTGGCCGCCCAGACCGGCGCCTTCACCGGGCGCACGGATTTGTTTTACCAGCCTCTCACCGGGCAGTATGGCTCGGCCCGCCTGGGTAGCTCCACCAGCCTGCGCCTCGGCCTGGCCGCCGCCGACCTCACCGGCGACCAGCAGCCGGAGCTGCTGATTGGGCTGGAAGAAGGCGGCCTGCAAAGCTTCCGCCTCCGCCGCGACGTGGAAACAGCTACGCGACCAGCCAAAACAACCTTCAGCTTTCAGGTGTACCCCGTGCCCGCCACCAATCAGGCCACCGTGGAAACGCCTGTGCCCACCCGCCTGACCGTGCTGGACCTGACTGGGCGCGTGG belongs to Hymenobacter sp. J193 and includes:
- a CDS encoding T9SS type A sorting domain-containing protein, whose amino-acid sequence is MIRRVRLGLLIGLLAAGPLGAQAQQAVSWGLEYQPLAKVAHGSETLPLAWAGGFNAPQFSSIDLNQDGWSDLFAFDRMSNRATTYLNVTDAAGQHSWQYAPQYEALFPTEMRNWALLRDYDCDGRPDLFTHANGGDIRVYRQDVDAQGQLKFTLVSSQLQFFNSATNSGNIFAGAYDVPSIDDVDGDGKLDLLLMDFVSASTVSWYRNVSPACGGLSFRLETNYWGRFNSCFSSCTSFVFDASCRAAAPQHTGGFMLTSFDLDGDGDRDLLTGRDQCPELVSLHNDGTPAQALMKSAGQNAQFPAGTTPVLLPNFPGAYFADVTFDGRPDLLVAPTLINNADQVALRQNTWLYANTGTGAAPAFTYRQPDFLQGQMVDVSEAATPALADIDGNGLLDLLVASAGDVSTGGTYRAALHYYRNEGSAQQPAFKRVSEDYLGLAAKGFTNLKPTFADLNKDGALDLAFGASLNGAFRLWYLLNQAAAGQPARFELTQLKEAAGLGNLISLAPAFADLDGDQYPDLVVGTNETSGAGALRYYRQVPGAELQFTLVMDDFGQVRTADDYVPTNLQPLLVDLDGDGKMDLLTSDNSGAVRFFADVAAQTGAFTGRTDLFYQPLTGQYGSARLGSSTSLRLGLAAADLTGDQQPELLIGLEEGGLQSFRLRRDVETATRPAKTTFSFQVYPVPATNQATVETPVPTRLTVLDLTGRVVRTVADLRRVHQLQLQGLARGVYVVRAEAANGQLATRRLVVR